One window of Nymphaea colorata isolate Beijing-Zhang1983 chromosome 1, ASM883128v2, whole genome shotgun sequence genomic DNA carries:
- the LOC116254859 gene encoding beta-galactosidase 1-like, with the protein MWRKEATMLSWLFMLATLTGVVLSSVTYDHTSIIINGQRRILISGSIHYPRSTPEMWPDLIQKAKDGGLDVIQTYVFWNGHEPSPGRYYFEERYDLVRFIKLVQQAGLYVHLRIGPYVCAEWNFGGFPVWLKYVPGISFRTNNEPFKAAMRGFTQKIVNMMKAERLFQSQGGPIILSQIENEYGPEEWEIGAPGKAYTAWAANMAVSLGTGVPWVMCKQDDAPDPIINACNGYYCDYFTPNKPYKPKMWTEAWTGWYTEFGGAIPQRPAEDMAFAVARFIQKGGSFVNYYMYHGGTNFGRTAGGPFIATSYDYDAPLDEYGMIRQPKWGHLKDLHRAIKLCEPALVSGDPAVASLGHYQESHVFTSRTGACAAFLANYDQQATATVTFRNRHYNLPPWSISILPDCTNVVFNTAKVGVQTTSPQMVPVSNLGSWASYDESVASYSDDPFTVVGLLEQINVTRDVSDYLWYMTDVNINGNEQFLKNGRYPVLTVMSAGHALHAFINGKLAGSVYGSLENPKLTLTTSVKLWAGSNRIALLSIAVGLPNVGNHFETWNAGVLGPVQLSGLNEGRRDLSWQKWSYKVGLKGEALSLHTLSGSSSVEWQGSYIVRSQPLTWYKSTFNAPPGSDPVALDMASMGKGQIWVNGQHVGRYWPAYTAKGNCGGCSYVGTFNENKCRTGCGGPSQRWYHVPRSWLRPSGNLLVIFEEWGGNPSGITVVRRTVGSACADVSEWHPSLWHIKSLGKPEMPEKPKVHISCTEGQKISSIKFASFGTPQGTCGSFQQGVCHSTYSYEAFKECIGQRWCSVVVSKETFRGDPCPGIMKRAAVEAICN; encoded by the exons ATGTGGAGAAAGGAAGCCACCATGTTATCATGGTTGTTCATGTTGGCCACATTAACAGGGGTTGTCTTGTCCTCTGTTACATACGACCACACGTCGATCATCATCAATGGCCAGAGGAGAATCCTCATCTCTGGGTCCATTCACTACCCAAGGAGCACCCCTGAG ATGTGGCCGGACCTGATTCAGAAAGCCAAGGATGGAGGTttggatgtcatccaaacatacgTTTTCTGGAATGGCCATGAGCCTTCTCCTGGAAGA TATTATTTTGAGGAAAGATATGATCTTGTTCGGTTCATAAAGCTGGTGCAGCAAGCCGGCCTTTATGTTCATCTGCGCATTGGTCCTTATGTTTGCGCCGAATGGAATTTTGG CGGGTTTCCAGTTTGGCTGAAATATGTACCTGGTATCAGCTTTAGAACTAACAATGAGCCTTTCAAG GCGGCAATGAGGGGATTCACTCAGAAAATAGTTAACATGATGAAGGCTGAGAGACTGTTTCAATCTCAAGGAGGGCCTATCATCCTGTCACAG ATTGAGAATGAATATGGTCCCGAGGAATGGGAGATTGGGGCTCCTGGCAAGGCATACACAGCTTGGGCTGCAAACATGGCGGTCTCACTTGGTACAGGGGTTCCATGGGTTATGTGCAAGCAGGACGACGCCCCGGATCCGATT ATCAATGCATGCAATGGTTATTACTGCGACTACTTCACTCCCAACAAGCCATACAAGCCCAAGATGTGGACAGAAGCGTGGACTGGATG GTATACGGAGTTCGGTGGAGCAATTCCCCAACGGCCTGCTGAAGACATGGCATTTGCTGTTGCCCGTTTCATACAGAAAGGGGGTTCCTTTGTGAACTATTACATG TATCATGGTGGAACTAACTTTGGTCGAACTGCTGGTGGACCTTTCATCGCGACTAGCTATGACTATGATGCTCCTTTAGATGAATATG GAATGATCAGGCAGCCAAAATGGGGTCATCTTAAAGATCTACACAGGGCCATAAAGCTATGTGAACCAGCTTTGGTATCTGGGGATCCTGCTGTGGCTTCACTTGGGCACTATCAAGAG TCTCATGTGTTCACCTCAAGAACTGGGGCTTGTGCTGCTTTCCTTGCAAACTATGATCAACAAGCCACTGCCACAGTAACTTTCAGGAACAGACACTATAATCTCCCACCATGGTCAATCAGCATTCTCCCTGATTGTACAAATGTAGTTTTTAACACGGCAAAG GTTGGTGTCCAAACTACAAGTCCACAGATGGTTCCTGTAAGCAACCTTGGATCATGGGCATCATATGATGAGTCAGTTGCTTCATACAGTGATGATCCATTCACAGTTGTGGGGCTTTTAGAACAGATAAATGTTACAAGGGACGTTAGTGATTACTTGTGGTACATGACAGA TGTCAATATAAATGGAAACGAACAATTCCTCAAGAATGGCAGATATCCAGTACTCACGGTTATGTCAGCAGGTCATGCATTGCATGCCTTCATTAATGGAAAACTTGCAG GTTCTGTATATGGCAGTCTAGAGAACCCAAAGCTAACACTTACTACCAGTGTGAAACTCTGGGCTGGAAGCAACAGAATTGCACTTCTAAGTATAGCAGTAGGCCTGCCG AATGTAGGCAACCATTTTGAGACCTGGAATGCTGGTGTTCTTGGGCCAGTCCAGTTAAGCGGTCTTAATGAAGGCAGAAGGGACTTGTCGTGGCAAAAATGGTCGTACAAG GTTGGACTTAAAGGTGAAGCTCTGAGCCTTCACACTCTGAGTGGGAGTTCGTCTGTTGAGTGGCAAGGATCATACATAGTTCGAAGCCAACCACTAACGTGGTACAAG TCAACATTTAATGCACCACCTGGATCAGATCCTGTGGCTCTAGATATGGCTAGTATGGGAAAAGGTCAAATATGGGTAAATGGCCAACATGTGGGACGCTACTGGCCTGCATACACTGCAAAAGGCAACTGTGGTGGTTGCAGCTATGTTGGAACCTTCAATGAGAACAAGTGCAGAACAGGTTGTGGCGGTCCTTCTCAGAGATG GTATCATGTTCCTCGTTCTTGGTTACGTCCAAGTGGGAATCTTCTGGTGATCTTTGAGGAGTGGGGTGGTAATCCTTCGGGAATCACTGTGGTGAGGAGAACAGTAGGAAGTGCATGCGCTGATGTTTCAGAGTGGCATCCATCTCTTTGGCACATTAAATCACTTGGCAAGCCTGAAATGCCAGAAAAACCAAAGGTTCATATCTCATGCACAGAGGGACAGAAGATTTCTTCCATAAAGTTTGCTAGCTTTGGGACGCCTCAAGGAACATGCGGAAGCTTCCAGCAAGGAGTTTGCCATTCTACATATTCATATGAGGCCTTTAAG GAATGCATAGGGCAGAGGTGGTGCTCTGTTGTTGTCTCAAAAGAGACCTTCCGAGGGGATCCATGCCCAGGCATCATGAAGCGAGCAGCTGTTGAGGCCATCTGCAATTAA